In the Thermodesulfovibrio yellowstonii DSM 11347 genome, one interval contains:
- a CDS encoding selenium metabolism-associated LysR family transcriptional regulator — MDIHQLKIFISVFKNKSFSKAAKELFLTQPTISEHIKTLEEELDCKLFDRFGKVIIPTTEAEILYENAQGVVEKVENLKEVLQKIKSTPSGNLYIAASSIPGTYILPKLMSSFKNIYPQISIQIDISDSKSVIESLLSGQILLGIVGTKLRKSKIDYFPFMDDELVIVSPNLIKESFIEPEEILKYPFITREEGSGTRKEMEKWLGEMGIDIEKLNIVCTLSSTDAVKEAIKNGLGISILSIHSIKDELEYKKLKIVKIKNYKMNRIFYIATHTTRSLPYIYKLFYEFLKENAFSL, encoded by the coding sequence ATGGATATTCATCAACTTAAAATTTTCATTTCTGTATTTAAAAATAAAAGTTTTTCAAAGGCTGCCAAAGAATTGTTTTTAACACAACCCACAATAAGTGAACATATAAAAACCCTTGAAGAAGAATTAGACTGTAAATTGTTTGATAGATTTGGTAAAGTTATCATACCTACAACAGAAGCAGAAATACTTTATGAAAATGCACAGGGAGTTGTAGAAAAGGTTGAGAATCTAAAAGAAGTTTTACAAAAAATAAAATCTACACCATCGGGAAATCTATACATTGCAGCAAGCAGTATTCCCGGAACATATATTTTGCCCAAATTGATGTCATCTTTTAAAAACATTTATCCTCAGATCTCAATTCAAATAGATATCTCAGATTCAAAATCAGTTATAGAAAGTTTGCTTTCAGGACAAATTTTGTTAGGTATTGTAGGAACAAAACTTCGTAAATCAAAAATTGATTATTTTCCCTTTATGGATGATGAACTTGTAATTGTCAGCCCTAATCTTATAAAAGAATCCTTTATAGAACCTGAGGAAATACTGAAATATCCTTTTATAACGAGGGAAGAAGGTTCAGGAACAAGAAAAGAAATGGAAAAATGGCTTGGAGAGATGGGAATAGATATAGAGAAACTAAATATAGTCTGCACATTAAGCAGCACAGATGCTGTAAAAGAGGCAATAAAAAATGGTTTGGGAATTTCCATCCTTTCAATCCATTCAATTAAAGATGAATTGGAATACAAAAAACTAAAAATAGTAAAAATAAAAAACTACAAAATGAATAGAATTTTCTATATAGCTACTCATACAACACGGAGTTTACCGTATATATACAAACTTTTCTATGAATTTCTAAAAGAAAATGCATTTAGTTTATGA
- the tilS gene encoding tRNA lysidine(34) synthetase TilS, giving the protein MDIIKKVKQTIEKYNMLSVGDHVLVGLSGGPDSVCLLQILNILKSSYKLKISAAYIDHELRPDDVPKEIEFCKKLCESLNIPFYVQSINVKDFAKKEKISIQEAARILRYAALDQISININAHKIAVAHNADDQAETVIMRLLRGAGPAGLSGIPPVRKKIIRPLIEIERTEIERFLSEKNISYIIDPSNESMKYLRNKIRKTLMPVIKTVSPKATKIISKTADIIREENDYINVAVTKALMRLMSRKTDKTIELFCNPMEVLNIVILRRALRFAIDSVKGLKGLTFDHIEDIINLIKTGKTGDRVYLPKGIRAIKGYSTLIITSEPPKKLSTYEITEPQDIYLKESSIVLNLKEIKKEELQNFGDGKNVIYIDMDKIKFPLIVRARKSGDYFYPFGFGKKKKLQDFFVDEKIPRDERDTVPIIESNGNIVCIAGYRLDDRFKIDDNTKRCLQIKIIPKL; this is encoded by the coding sequence ATGGATATAATTAAAAAAGTAAAACAAACAATTGAAAAATATAACATGCTTTCAGTTGGAGACCATGTTCTTGTGGGTTTATCAGGCGGACCTGATTCTGTCTGTCTTCTTCAGATTTTAAACATACTTAAATCTTCATACAAGCTAAAAATCTCAGCAGCATATATAGACCACGAATTAAGACCTGATGATGTTCCAAAAGAAATTGAATTTTGTAAAAAATTATGCGAATCTCTTAATATCCCTTTTTATGTTCAATCAATAAATGTAAAAGATTTTGCAAAAAAAGAAAAAATAAGCATTCAAGAAGCAGCAAGGATTCTAAGATATGCAGCATTAGACCAGATAAGCATTAACATTAATGCTCACAAAATTGCAGTTGCCCATAATGCTGATGATCAAGCTGAAACGGTTATAATGAGACTTCTTAGAGGTGCTGGACCTGCTGGATTAAGCGGAATTCCTCCTGTAAGAAAAAAAATAATAAGACCCCTTATTGAAATTGAAAGAACAGAAATAGAAAGATTCCTCTCAGAAAAAAATATTTCTTATATCATTGATCCATCAAACGAGAGCATGAAATACTTAAGAAATAAAATTCGAAAAACATTAATGCCTGTTATAAAAACTGTGTCTCCAAAGGCTACAAAAATTATTTCAAAGACTGCTGATATCATAAGAGAAGAAAATGATTATATAAATGTAGCAGTAACAAAGGCTTTAATGCGACTTATGAGTAGAAAAACTGATAAAACAATTGAACTTTTCTGTAATCCAATGGAAGTATTGAATATTGTCATTTTGAGAAGAGCTTTGAGATTCGCAATTGACAGCGTTAAAGGCTTAAAGGGTTTAACTTTTGACCATATAGAAGACATTATAAACCTTATAAAAACTGGTAAAACAGGTGATAGAGTATATCTTCCAAAAGGCATCAGAGCTATAAAAGGATATTCAACTTTAATAATAACATCAGAACCTCCCAAAAAACTCTCCACATATGAAATAACAGAACCGCAGGATATTTATCTTAAAGAATCTTCCATTGTTTTAAACCTGAAAGAAATAAAAAAGGAAGAACTTCAAAATTTTGGCGATGGTAAAAATGTAATTTACATTGATATGGATAAAATTAAATTTCCTTTGATTGTAAGAGCAAGAAAATCAGGAGATTACTTTTATCCTTTCGGTTTTGGTAAAAAGAAAAAGCTTCAGGATTTCTTTGTTGATGAAAAAATTCCAAGAGATGAAAGAGATACTGTGCCAATAATTGAAAGTAATGGAAATATTGTTTGCATAGCAGGTTACAGACTTGACGACAGATTTAAAATTGATGATAATACAAAGAGATGTTTACAAATAAAAATTATTCCAAAGTTATAA
- the hemW gene encoding radical SAM family heme chaperone HemW, with protein MAMFFSYLYVHVPFCIRKCKYCSFYSLPYNRDLEKLYIKAILKEIEIMREIPHLLKTIYIGGGTPSCLDIHNLEKLLLNLRKNFKTTHNVEFSIEINPKTVDMQKLDLMRDFGINRLSIGVQSFNDKELLFLGRIHNSEDAINTVKLSLNKGFKNISIDLIYGIPCQTLKNWEETLNKAVNMDIRHISLYELSIEHNTQLAKEFNYKKFSLLSEDDVTCMYEFANDFLKDKGFKKYEISNFAQKGFQCIHNISYWLRKPYLGIGPSSHSFIDNKRFHNPSDLFSYVENLLNGNFAWIYDYSVDKVEGLKEKIFLGLRMKEGIILKKTCLLNFLKNFEKEKLLTLSGNKVRLTDKGMILSNEIFARVLLHIENCPVCKQE; from the coding sequence ATGGCTATGTTTTTTTCATATCTTTATGTTCATGTGCCTTTCTGTATTAGAAAGTGCAAATATTGTAGTTTCTATTCATTGCCATATAATAGGGATTTAGAGAAGCTTTATATTAAGGCAATATTAAAAGAAATAGAGATTATGAGAGAGATTCCACATCTTCTTAAAACAATATATATAGGTGGAGGCACCCCCTCTTGTTTAGATATTCACAATTTAGAAAAGCTTCTTTTAAATTTAAGAAAAAATTTTAAAACAACTCATAATGTAGAATTTTCAATTGAGATAAATCCTAAAACCGTTGATATGCAAAAGCTTGATTTAATGAGAGATTTTGGAATTAATAGATTAAGCATTGGAGTGCAGTCATTTAATGATAAAGAACTTTTATTTTTAGGAAGGATTCATAACTCAGAAGATGCGATTAATACAGTTAAACTCAGTCTAAATAAAGGATTCAAAAATATTTCAATTGATTTAATTTATGGAATTCCCTGTCAGACACTAAAAAACTGGGAGGAAACTTTGAATAAAGCAGTAAACATGGATATCAGACATATTTCGCTATATGAATTATCAATTGAACATAATACACAACTTGCAAAGGAGTTTAATTATAAAAAGTTTTCTCTTCTTTCTGAAGATGATGTAACATGCATGTATGAGTTTGCAAATGATTTTCTTAAAGATAAAGGATTCAAAAAATATGAAATATCAAATTTTGCCCAAAAAGGATTTCAATGCATTCATAACATTTCATATTGGCTAAGAAAGCCATATCTTGGTATAGGTCCTTCATCGCATTCATTTATTGATAATAAAAGATTTCACAATCCCTCAGATTTATTTTCTTATGTAGAGAATTTACTGAATGGTAATTTTGCATGGATATATGATTATTCTGTTGACAAAGTTGAAGGATTAAAAGAAAAGATTTTTCTTGGTTTGAGGATGAAAGAGGGAATTATTTTAAAAAAAACCTGCCTACTTAATTTTTTAAAAAATTTTGAAAAAGAAAAATTACTCACTCTGTCAGGTAATAAAGTTAGGCTGACTGATAAAGGGATGATTCTTTCTAACGAGATTTTTGCCCGGGTATTATTACATATTGAAAATTGTCCTGTCTGTAAACAAGAATGA
- a CDS encoding radical SAM protein, with the protein MGFIEKFLMPYLDWIQIEVSGLCNASCFYCPHTTHKKAWKGKNLSFFEFSSIIPYLKKVKLIYLQGWGEPFCNQDFFKFVDVAKKSGCKVGTTTNGMLIEQSHIEKIIDTQMDIIAFSLTGIKRNDILRAGTKIDKVFKVIEKLNEAKRKKGVFNPKIHIAYMLLKSNLDELKEIPEIFSKIGIQHVIISILDFIPHKSIENESLIPKTEEEFNKLKNIALNVINEGKKLNLPISFNISHPFKKGEICSENPKRAIFINSLGYVSPCVFTGIPAEGVKNLYFGNIIEKPLPLILKNRNFKEFRKNFLSGNSSLPCINCPKIRIVEL; encoded by the coding sequence ATGGGATTTATTGAAAAATTTTTAATGCCTTATCTTGATTGGATTCAGATTGAAGTCTCGGGACTCTGTAATGCCTCCTGCTTTTACTGCCCGCATACAACACATAAAAAAGCATGGAAAGGAAAAAATTTAAGCTTTTTTGAATTTTCTTCCATTATACCCTATCTTAAAAAAGTCAAACTTATTTATCTTCAAGGATGGGGTGAACCTTTCTGTAATCAAGATTTTTTTAAATTTGTAGATGTTGCTAAAAAATCTGGATGTAAAGTTGGAACAACCACAAATGGGATGCTAATAGAACAATCTCATATAGAAAAAATCATTGATACCCAAATGGACATAATTGCTTTTTCACTTACAGGAATAAAGAGAAATGATATATTACGGGCAGGAACAAAAATTGATAAAGTTTTTAAAGTAATTGAAAAATTAAATGAAGCGAAAAGAAAAAAAGGAGTCTTCAATCCGAAAATTCACATTGCATACATGCTCCTTAAATCAAATCTGGATGAATTAAAAGAAATCCCAGAAATTTTCAGTAAAATAGGAATACAACATGTAATAATAAGCATACTTGACTTTATCCCGCATAAATCAATTGAAAATGAATCTCTTATCCCGAAAACAGAAGAAGAATTCAATAAATTAAAAAATATAGCTCTCAATGTTATAAATGAAGGGAAAAAACTTAATTTACCAATATCCTTTAATATCTCTCATCCATTTAAGAAAGGGGAAATATGTTCTGAAAATCCTAAACGAGCAATTTTTATAAACTCCCTTGGATATGTTTCTCCCTGTGTATTTACGGGAATTCCAGCAGAAGGAGTTAAAAATCTGTATTTTGGCAACATAATTGAAAAACCTCTACCATTAATTTTAAAAAATCGCAATTTTAAAGAATTCAGAAAAAACTTTCTTTCAGGCAATTCTTCTTTACCTTGCATTAATTGTCCAAAAATTAGAATAGTAGAACTATAA
- a CDS encoding thioredoxin fold domain-containing protein, whose protein sequence is MKRTSFLGIFLIISLLSCNLTTNPCTNIKEKELKETLKIDFDSIVEKNEIKGTNLCQIVIQRNGVFNIFYAYPDGKTFIFGDIYKNGIFLSKATLERIQEKAFKNFQTEIDKVVVFSYKPEGANKYIYMITDPDCPFCEKAKQEVKQWADLKKVEIKVIFLPLETLHPHAKDKAIRAVCAGMKYDDYLNSKWVGQLCNDGTKKIQDSIALMKKINVNGTPSFISFNGKRIVGFSPEGLDAIIN, encoded by the coding sequence ATGAAAAGGACAAGCTTTTTAGGGATATTTTTAATTATCAGTTTGTTATCTTGTAATTTAACTACCAATCCATGCACAAATATAAAGGAAAAGGAACTAAAAGAAACTTTAAAAATTGATTTTGATAGCATAGTTGAAAAAAATGAAATTAAAGGAACGAATCTCTGTCAGATTGTAATTCAAAGAAATGGTGTATTCAATATTTTTTATGCATATCCCGATGGAAAGACTTTTATATTCGGAGATATCTATAAAAATGGTATATTTTTAAGCAAAGCAACATTGGAAAGAATACAGGAAAAGGCTTTCAAGAATTTTCAAACAGAGATTGATAAAGTAGTTGTTTTTTCTTATAAACCAGAAGGTGCTAATAAGTATATCTATATGATTACTGATCCAGATTGTCCATTCTGTGAAAAGGCAAAACAAGAAGTGAAACAGTGGGCGGATTTAAAAAAGGTTGAGATAAAGGTTATATTTTTACCTCTTGAAACTCTTCATCCTCATGCAAAAGACAAGGCTATAAGAGCAGTCTGCGCAGGAATGAAATATGATGACTACTTGAATTCAAAATGGGTAGGGCAGCTATGCAATGATGGAACTAAAAAAATACAAGATTCAATTGCTTTGATGAAAAAGATTAATGTAAATGGAACGCCTTCTTTTATTTCTTTTAATGGTAAGCGAATAGTGGGGTTTTCACCTGAAGGACTTGATGCTATCATAAACTAA
- the tatB gene encoding Sec-independent protein translocase protein TatB — protein MFDLGFQELIIIFIVALLVFGPKRLPELGYTLGKTLNEIKKAFQGAKSEMEKEINEVKETVEEAKKDIKDPLQLKNELFKDIPSLEDLRIDKHIENIARKEIEKKE, from the coding sequence ATGTTTGATTTAGGCTTTCAAGAACTTATTATAATATTTATTGTTGCTCTCTTAGTGTTCGGTCCAAAAAGATTACCTGAACTTGGTTATACACTTGGTAAAACCCTGAATGAAATCAAAAAGGCTTTTCAGGGAGCAAAATCTGAGATGGAAAAAGAAATAAACGAAGTTAAAGAAACTGTAGAGGAAGCTAAAAAGGATATAAAAGACCCGCTTCAACTCAAAAATGAACTTTTCAAGGATATACCTTCTCTTGAAGATTTAAGAATAGATAAACACATTGAGAACATTGCCAGAAAAGAGATTGAAAAAAAGGAGTAA
- the fdnG gene encoding formate dehydrogenase-N subunit alpha, whose translation MEITRRSFLKISTGALLLSSLGLNLEPAKAYAAELRIKGAKETTHICPYCGYGCSIIVYSKEGKVINAEGDPDSPLNEGSLCPKGAAVYQLVNNPNRITEPMYRAPGATEWKKISWEEALNKIARLVKKTRDKYFITKNAKGQVVNRVDAIAHVGSAALENEECYLLQKLMRSWGLVYIEHQARIUHSPTVAALAESFGRGAMTNHWIDFRNADVILNMGGNTASNHPMSMKWIMKAKEQRGAKLVVVDPRFTQTASKADLYVPIRPGTDIVFLGGLIKYIIDNNLYFKDYVLNYTDASFLVDPNFKTAEDLDGLFSGYDEKKRTYDKSTWKYQLDENGIPKKDPTLQNPNCVFQLLKKQYSRYTIDTVSNITGAPKDKIEEAYKIIGSTGKPDRTCTVSYAMGWTQHTVGTQNIRAFSIVQLLLGNMGMAGGGINAQRGEPNVQGSTDHALLFHLWPGYNPSPVASDVDLKTYIEKYTPKTKEPKSVNWWANRPKYVISYLKELYGDKATKENDFCYSYLPKRDDTQNCSWLVLFDEMYKGNIKGFFAWGQNPACGSSNAGKVRKALAKLEWLVCVNLWDTETSSFWKGPGMDPKKIKTEVFMLPAASSLEKEGSRTNSSRLGQWLYQAVKPIGKCKSDEEIMNELYWRVKKLYQKEKGAFPEPIIHLTWDYGEKDQDGKVKHIDVHKVAKAINGYFTTDIQEHPIDKKSYKKGQQVPSFILLRDDGSTACGCWIYSGSYTDAGNMMARRGKEDPTGLGLYPNWAWCWPVNRRIIYNRASCDPQGNPWDPKRAILKWDATNKKWVGDVPDGPAPPLAMEGGKLPFIMKPLGVGAIFGPGLADGPFPTHYEPLECPFQENPLYKKTRINPTVKIFGTDADTFVYCDTRYPYVGTTYRVTEHWQTGAMTRHQEWLLELQPQIFAEIDPVLAKEKGIKSGDKVIVSSARGKLWAIAIVTDRLQPFKVMGQTIHMVGLPWHYGWRFPKDGSGGDSANLLTPTIGDANTMIPETKAFMVNIEKA comes from the coding sequence ATGGAGATTACAAGACGAAGTTTTTTGAAAATCTCCACAGGTGCTCTGCTTCTTAGCTCGCTGGGACTTAATCTTGAGCCTGCAAAGGCTTATGCTGCTGAGCTGAGAATAAAGGGTGCTAAGGAGACAACGCATATCTGTCCTTACTGTGGATATGGATGTAGTATTATCGTTTATTCCAAAGAAGGAAAGGTGATTAATGCAGAAGGCGATCCTGATAGTCCTCTTAATGAAGGTTCTCTTTGTCCAAAAGGAGCTGCAGTTTATCAACTCGTAAACAATCCTAACAGAATTACTGAACCGATGTATCGTGCACCAGGTGCAACAGAATGGAAGAAGATTTCATGGGAGGAAGCATTAAACAAAATTGCAAGACTGGTCAAGAAAACAAGAGATAAGTATTTTATTACCAAAAATGCTAAAGGACAGGTTGTAAACAGAGTAGATGCTATCGCTCATGTTGGCTCTGCTGCCCTTGAAAATGAAGAATGCTATTTATTACAAAAATTAATGCGTTCATGGGGACTTGTTTATATTGAGCATCAGGCTCGTATATGACACTCTCCTACTGTAGCGGCTCTGGCAGAGTCGTTTGGTAGAGGAGCAATGACAAATCACTGGATTGATTTTAGAAATGCAGATGTAATTTTAAACATGGGTGGTAATACAGCATCAAATCATCCCATGTCAATGAAATGGATAATGAAAGCCAAAGAACAAAGAGGTGCTAAACTTGTTGTAGTTGATCCTCGTTTTACACAAACAGCATCAAAAGCAGACCTCTATGTTCCGATTCGTCCAGGAACAGATATTGTATTTCTTGGTGGTTTAATAAAATACATAATTGACAATAACCTTTACTTTAAAGATTATGTATTAAATTATACGGATGCGTCATTCCTTGTTGATCCAAACTTTAAAACAGCTGAAGACCTTGATGGATTATTTTCTGGCTATGATGAGAAGAAGAGAACTTATGACAAATCCACATGGAAATATCAGCTTGATGAAAATGGTATACCAAAGAAAGATCCAACGCTTCAGAATCCAAACTGTGTATTTCAGCTTTTAAAGAAACAATACTCAAGATATACAATAGATACAGTTTCTAATATCACAGGAGCACCAAAAGATAAAATTGAAGAAGCATACAAAATTATTGGTTCTACAGGAAAACCTGACAGAACATGCACAGTCTCTTATGCAATGGGCTGGACCCAGCATACTGTAGGAACACAGAATATAAGAGCATTTTCAATTGTTCAACTCTTACTCGGCAATATGGGAATGGCTGGTGGTGGAATCAATGCTCAGAGAGGTGAACCAAATGTTCAGGGTTCAACTGACCATGCTTTGCTTTTCCATCTATGGCCTGGTTATAATCCTTCACCTGTAGCAAGTGATGTTGATTTAAAGACTTATATTGAAAAATATACCCCTAAGACAAAAGAGCCAAAGAGTGTTAACTGGTGGGCTAACAGGCCAAAATATGTAATCAGTTACCTTAAAGAGCTTTATGGAGACAAAGCTACAAAGGAGAATGATTTCTGTTACAGTTATCTTCCAAAGAGAGATGATACACAAAACTGCTCATGGTTAGTGCTTTTTGATGAAATGTATAAAGGAAATATAAAAGGCTTCTTTGCCTGGGGACAGAACCCAGCTTGTGGTTCCTCAAATGCAGGGAAGGTGAGAAAAGCACTTGCAAAGCTTGAATGGCTTGTATGCGTGAATCTCTGGGACACAGAAACTTCTTCTTTCTGGAAAGGTCCAGGAATGGATCCCAAGAAGATAAAAACAGAAGTATTCATGCTTCCAGCTGCTTCATCACTGGAAAAAGAAGGTAGCAGAACAAACTCAAGCAGATTAGGACAGTGGTTATATCAAGCTGTAAAACCTATTGGAAAATGCAAATCCGATGAAGAGATAATGAATGAGCTTTATTGGAGAGTAAAGAAACTCTATCAAAAAGAAAAAGGAGCCTTTCCTGAGCCAATTATACATCTTACGTGGGATTATGGAGAAAAAGACCAAGATGGTAAGGTTAAACATATTGATGTTCACAAAGTAGCAAAAGCAATAAATGGATACTTTACAACAGATATACAGGAACATCCAATTGACAAAAAATCATACAAGAAAGGTCAGCAGGTGCCGAGCTTTATTTTACTTAGGGATGACGGAAGTACAGCCTGTGGTTGCTGGATATATTCAGGCAGTTATACAGATGCTGGCAATATGATGGCAAGAAGAGGTAAGGAAGACCCAACAGGGCTTGGGCTTTATCCAAACTGGGCATGGTGCTGGCCCGTAAATAGAAGAATAATTTACAACCGTGCAAGCTGTGACCCACAGGGCAATCCATGGGATCCAAAGAGAGCAATACTTAAGTGGGATGCAACAAACAAGAAGTGGGTAGGAGATGTGCCTGACGGACCAGCTCCACCACTTGCAATGGAAGGTGGAAAACTTCCATTCATTATGAAACCTCTTGGAGTCGGAGCTATATTTGGACCAGGACTTGCAGATGGTCCATTCCCAACACATTATGAGCCGCTGGAATGTCCTTTCCAGGAAAATCCACTTTACAAGAAAACAAGAATTAATCCGACAGTTAAGATATTTGGTACAGATGCAGATACCTTTGTATATTGTGATACAAGATATCCTTATGTAGGTACTACATACAGAGTAACAGAACACTGGCAGACTGGTGCAATGACAAGACATCAGGAGTGGTTGCTTGAACTTCAACCCCAGATATTTGCAGAAATAGACCCTGTACTTGCAAAGGAAAAGGGAATAAAGAGCGGAGACAAAGTAATTGTATCTTCTGCAAGAGGAAAACTCTGGGCTATAGCTATAGTTACAGACAGATTGCAACCATTTAAAGTAATGGGACAAACCATACACATGGTAGGACTGCCATGGCATTATGGCTGGAGATTCCCGAAAGATGGTTCAGGTGGAGATAGTGCAAATCTGCTTACCCCGACAATTGGTGATGCAAATACCATGATACCTGAAACAAAGGCATTCATGGTAAACATAGAGAAGGCATAG
- a CDS encoding 4Fe-4S dicluster domain-containing protein has translation MARKGLLITPDICIGCRACQVACKEWNQLPASKTKNYGTYENPPDLDGNTYNKIRFIEHKDPKGFRWLFVSQRCMHCGEPACVQICPVGALMKDKETGIVYYDKNKCIACHACKSACPFDVPRYDDGGKGKIAKCHLCIDRVKAGLTPACAKTCPTGAIKYGDRDALIKEAKAKGFKLYGETDLGGLGVVFALKDSPKVYKLAENPRISESVAFWGSVLRTLVGRSGSTTSSFIKYLAQKSTE, from the coding sequence ATGGCACGTAAAGGATTATTAATAACACCAGATATATGCATAGGATGTAGAGCCTGTCAGGTTGCATGCAAAGAATGGAATCAGCTTCCTGCAAGTAAGACAAAAAATTACGGAACTTATGAAAATCCACCTGACCTGGATGGAAATACATACAACAAAATCAGATTTATAGAGCATAAGGACCCTAAGGGATTTCGCTGGCTTTTTGTAAGTCAACGCTGCATGCATTGTGGAGAGCCTGCTTGTGTTCAGATATGTCCTGTTGGAGCATTGATGAAAGATAAGGAAACAGGAATTGTTTATTATGACAAAAACAAATGCATAGCCTGTCATGCCTGTAAGTCTGCCTGCCCCTTTGATGTACCAAGATATGATGACGGTGGAAAGGGTAAGATAGCAAAATGTCATCTTTGCATAGACAGAGTAAAGGCTGGACTTACACCTGCCTGTGCAAAGACCTGTCCAACAGGAGCAATTAAATATGGAGACAGAGATGCATTGATAAAAGAGGCAAAGGCAAAGGGCTTTAAGCTTTATGGAGAGACAGATCTTGGTGGATTGGGTGTAGTATTTGCTCTCAAGGATTCACCAAAGGTCTACAAACTTGCAGAGAATCCGAGAATATCAGAGTCTGTGGCATTCTGGGGTTCTGTATTAAGAACACTTGTAGGAAGAAGTGGTTCAACTACATCTTCGTTCATCAAATATCTTGCTCAAAAATCTACTGAATAA
- a CDS encoding PDZ domain-containing protein, whose amino-acid sequence MFTNKNYSKVIIKILFIISFILFSFNQSNCEENFSTLIKSKVDTIYQKFSDSLISFQEGIAVAIDKNYAILPAKIVEKVPNISIVAIDSKLNLAVVKLNKESKPVVFELSETKDELFFLLTIFEEPSILIVKGKFKDNKIEIQGKQIAGSLLLSLDLTPLGIVTESSSISEVLLIKPFYSEINKLIKRKPGWLGLQGQTITAELGKIMSVSEGVVITNIYEGGPADKAKLRRGDVIVAADSFKITELKDLQNILSTKFAGETINLEIIRDGIKKDYSIILEEPPENFLQTKASPPLSIKGVEITEIPENLKTRLKKSIKGVFVKKISEDSPALGILKDEDIIIEINKKSINSYKEFNEILQQSGNNDLLILVYRQDNFQYVIIPGQKSR is encoded by the coding sequence ATGTTTACAAATAAAAATTATTCCAAAGTTATAATTAAAATTTTATTTATAATCTCGTTTATTTTATTTTCATTCAATCAATCTAATTGTGAAGAAAATTTTTCCACATTAATTAAAAGTAAAGTTGATACAATCTATCAAAAGTTTTCAGATTCTTTAATATCCTTTCAAGAAGGAATAGCTGTTGCAATAGATAAAAATTATGCCATACTTCCAGCAAAAATTGTTGAAAAAGTCCCAAATATCTCAATAGTTGCCATAGATTCAAAGTTAAATCTTGCAGTAGTAAAACTCAATAAAGAGTCTAAGCCTGTGGTTTTTGAACTTTCCGAAACAAAAGATGAACTGTTTTTTCTTTTAACAATTTTTGAAGAACCTTCTATACTGATAGTCAAAGGAAAATTCAAAGACAATAAAATAGAGATTCAAGGTAAACAAATTGCAGGTTCGCTTCTACTTTCTCTTGATTTAACACCGCTGGGAATTGTCACAGAAAGTAGCAGTATTTCAGAAGTATTATTGATCAAACCATTTTATTCAGAAATTAACAAATTGATAAAAAGAAAACCTGGGTGGTTGGGACTTCAGGGACAAACAATTACTGCTGAACTTGGGAAAATAATGTCTGTTTCCGAAGGAGTTGTAATTACAAATATATATGAAGGAGGACCTGCAGATAAAGCTAAGTTAAGAAGAGGAGACGTAATAGTTGCAGCAGATAGTTTCAAAATTACAGAATTGAAAGATCTGCAAAATATTCTCTCAACAAAATTTGCAGGAGAAACTATAAACTTAGAAATAATAAGGGATGGAATAAAAAAAGACTACTCAATAATTCTTGAAGAACCCCCAGAAAATTTTTTACAAACAAAAGCATCTCCCCCATTGTCTATAAAAGGCGTTGAGATTACAGAAATTCCTGAAAATTTAAAAACGAGACTGAAAAAATCTATAAAAGGGGTATTTGTTAAAAAAATCAGTGAGGATAGTCCAGCCTTAGGAATATTAAAAGATGAAGATATAATTATTGAAATCAATAAAAAATCTATAAATAGTTACAAAGAGTTCAATGAAATTCTTCAACAGTCAGGAAATAATGATCTGCTCATTCTTGTTTACAGACAGGACAATTTTCAATATGTAATAATACCCGGGCAAAAATCTCGTTAG